A stretch of Desulfurivibrio alkaliphilus AHT 2 DNA encodes these proteins:
- a CDS encoding cytochrome ubiquinol oxidase subunit I, with protein sequence MEFFDVLLLSRLQFALTTFVHFVFVPLTLGLSLLVAWMEFRFVRSGEEIYRRMAKFWGKLFLINFAVGVVTGIALEFQFGTNWSRYSAYVGDIFGSLLAIEATLAFFLESTFLGVWIFGWQRLSPRLHNACIWLVALAANLSAFWIIMANGWMQNPVGYLLADGRAELASFWALVVNDYAWQQFFHVLSASYVLSGLFVLGVSAYHLARRREVEFFQRSFRIAAPFTLLFAMVLLVQGHWHGSTVAAHQPEKLAAMESHWETTNRAPQYLLVVPDPANERNRLEWLPITGGLSWLAYHDTDAEVRGLRDFAPQDRPPVWPTFLSFRVMVLLGLVFLGAAVWAWRHRREPLAAPRLLAVMPWLIPLPFIAVQLGWLVAELGRQPWIVHGVMRTADAVSPGVTAAQVAGSLAGFMAVYTLLVGLWVFLLLRHGRLGPEPEQSAA encoded by the coding sequence TGGATGGAGTTCAGGTTTGTGCGTAGCGGCGAAGAGATTTACCGGCGCATGGCCAAGTTCTGGGGCAAGTTGTTTTTAATCAATTTTGCCGTGGGGGTGGTAACCGGGATTGCCCTGGAATTTCAGTTCGGCACCAACTGGTCGCGTTATTCCGCCTATGTGGGAGACATCTTTGGTTCTCTGCTGGCCATTGAAGCCACTTTGGCCTTTTTCCTGGAGTCAACCTTCCTGGGGGTGTGGATTTTCGGCTGGCAACGCCTTTCCCCCCGCCTACATAACGCATGTATCTGGCTGGTGGCTTTAGCGGCCAACCTTTCCGCCTTCTGGATCATTATGGCCAACGGCTGGATGCAGAATCCGGTGGGATACCTGCTGGCCGACGGCAGGGCCGAACTGGCCAGCTTCTGGGCTTTGGTCGTAAATGATTATGCCTGGCAGCAGTTTTTCCACGTCCTTAGTGCTTCTTATGTCTTGAGCGGCCTTTTTGTGTTGGGTGTTTCCGCCTACCACCTGGCGCGTCGGCGCGAGGTGGAATTTTTTCAGCGCTCTTTCCGCATCGCCGCCCCTTTTACGTTGCTGTTCGCAATGGTTTTGCTGGTCCAGGGCCATTGGCACGGCTCCACGGTGGCGGCGCATCAACCGGAAAAACTGGCGGCCATGGAGTCGCACTGGGAAACCACCAACCGGGCACCGCAATACCTGCTGGTGGTGCCAGACCCGGCTAACGAGCGCAATCGGCTGGAATGGTTGCCGATTACCGGCGGTCTTTCTTGGCTGGCCTACCATGACACTGATGCCGAGGTGCGAGGCTTGCGGGATTTTGCCCCCCAAGATCGGCCGCCGGTGTGGCCCACCTTTCTTTCCTTCCGAGTGATGGTGCTGCTGGGCCTGGTCTTCTTGGGGGCAGCGGTATGGGCCTGGCGACATCGACGGGAGCCTCTGGCCGCCCCACGTTTGCTGGCCGTAATGCCTTGGTTGATCCCATTGCCCTTCATTGCCGTGCAACTGGGGTGGCTGGTGGCGGAACTGGGGCGGCAGCCCTGGATCGTGCACGGGGTGATGCGCACCGCCGATGCCGTATCACCCGGGGTAACGGCAGCCCAAGTGGCCGGCTCCCTGGCCGGATTCATGGCGGTTTACACTCTGCTGGTAGGGTTGTGGGTCTTCCTGCTGCTCCGGCATGGCCGGTTGGGGCCGGAGCCGGAACAGAGTGCCGCTTAA
- the cydB gene encoding cytochrome d ubiquinol oxidase subunit II — MDVTLLGSIWFLLWGVLWAVYFALDGYDLGLGINMPLLAAGEGERRVIYNAAGPFWDGNQVWLITAGGVTFAAFPATYAALFSGLYSALMLLLFALIFRGVSFEFRRLVDSDGWRRFWDLCNVLGSFLPALLFGVAFANIFMGIPLNAQQINEGGLLALLNPYGLAGGVLFVLLFALHGCLWLTVKADGRLQRQAAAMAAKQWLLVLLVVPVFLLLTLVYTDLFANYLRYPALLTVLLVPVAGLLAAGISLRQGAHWRAWLASGVTIIGITMFGVIGLYPRLLPSSLDPDFSMTIANSASSPLTLKIMLGVALVFVPIVIAYQTWVHLKFGHKLSNYEDLRY; from the coding sequence ATGGATGTAACCTTGTTGGGCAGCATCTGGTTTTTGCTGTGGGGTGTTTTGTGGGCCGTCTATTTTGCTCTGGACGGCTACGATTTGGGCTTGGGTATCAATATGCCCTTGCTGGCCGCCGGCGAAGGTGAACGGCGGGTAATATACAACGCCGCCGGCCCTTTCTGGGATGGCAACCAGGTCTGGCTGATCACCGCCGGCGGGGTAACTTTCGCCGCTTTTCCCGCCACCTATGCCGCGCTGTTCAGCGGCCTGTACAGTGCCCTGATGCTCTTGCTCTTTGCCTTGATCTTCAGAGGGGTTTCCTTCGAATTCCGTCGCCTGGTCGACAGTGACGGCTGGCGGCGGTTTTGGGACCTCTGCAATGTGCTGGGCAGTTTTTTGCCCGCCCTGTTGTTCGGGGTGGCCTTTGCCAATATCTTCATGGGGATTCCACTCAACGCTCAGCAGATCAACGAAGGCGGCCTGCTTGCGCTGCTCAATCCTTACGGCCTGGCCGGAGGTGTGCTGTTCGTATTGCTTTTTGCCCTGCACGGCTGTTTGTGGCTGACGGTCAAGGCCGACGGGCGACTGCAGAGGCAGGCCGCCGCTATGGCCGCCAAACAGTGGTTGCTGGTGCTGCTGGTGGTCCCGGTGTTTCTCCTGCTGACCCTGGTCTATACTGACCTGTTTGCCAATTACCTGCGCTATCCGGCCCTGCTGACGGTACTGCTGGTCCCGGTGGCCGGCTTGCTGGCAGCCGGTATCAGTTTGCGGCAAGGGGCTCACTGGCGCGCCTGGCTGGCATCCGGGGTTACCATTATCGGGATCACCATGTTTGGGGTAATCGGGCTTTACCCCCGCCTGTTGCCCTCATCGCTGGATCCTGACTTCAGCATGACCATTGCCAACTCTGCTTCCAGCCCGCTGACGCTGAAAATCATGCTCGGGGTGGCGCTGGTGTTCGTACCCATTGTGATTGCTTACCAGACTTGGGTACATCTCAAATTTGGTCACAAACTCAGCAACTATGAGGACTTGAGGTACTGA
- the cydD gene encoding thiol reductant ABC exporter subunit CydD codes for MPVTEPAVTTGAQDRRWLFSQARSAGGSLALAVGLGLSAGLLLILQASLLARVVDGVVFAGESWLQVQPLVAGILLLVLSRALLVGGARWQAGLAAAKVKYEIRQRLLANQGRLSGGPTDRRSTGATVTAAVDGVEALDGYYAGYLPQLAMAALLPAAMLVFVFPLDWLSGLILLLSAPFIPLFMVLIGRKAEQLSREQWRQINRLSHRFLDAIQGLTTIRLFNAGRREAQMVTEISEQYREKTMAVLRVAFLSALVLEFMATVSVAVVAVLLGFRLLWNELPFASAFFILLLAPEFYLPLRNLGTHFHARQAATATAGLLQEEPPMAGEPVCQRAGPVPLPASATVSNTPFPLTMPPPSRADLPMIIHCRGVSFAYEPGQPVLHDFNLTVTGPGLICLAGKSGCGKSTLLKLLAGLLHPTAGQITANGTPLQAATTPWWWQQLAYLPQTPYLLPASVAANIALGRPGSGRTAVAEAARQVGFDREVQQLPAGYRTRLAEEGRQLSGGQRQLLALARAWLRNCPLVLLDEPGAGLDPAARRRIRQGIVALTSTRTVVISSHDPAMVTLAAQVVNLDAHQR; via the coding sequence ATGCCGGTAACGGAACCTGCCGTTACCACCGGCGCCCAGGATCGCCGCTGGCTCTTCAGCCAGGCCAGGAGTGCCGGCGGCTCCCTGGCGCTGGCTGTGGGACTCGGGCTGAGCGCGGGGCTACTGCTGATTTTGCAAGCCTCGCTGCTGGCTCGAGTGGTGGACGGAGTGGTGTTTGCCGGTGAGAGTTGGCTTCAGGTACAGCCGCTGGTGGCGGGAATCCTGCTGCTGGTGTTGAGCCGGGCTCTGCTGGTCGGCGGGGCCCGGTGGCAGGCGGGGCTGGCTGCCGCCAAGGTCAAATATGAGATCCGGCAGCGGCTGCTGGCGAACCAGGGGCGCTTGTCAGGGGGCCCGACCGACCGCCGTTCCACCGGTGCCACGGTCACGGCGGCGGTGGACGGAGTGGAGGCCCTGGACGGATATTACGCCGGCTACCTGCCGCAGTTGGCCATGGCGGCGCTGTTACCGGCGGCGATGCTGGTCTTTGTGTTCCCTTTGGACTGGCTTTCCGGGTTGATCCTGCTCCTCTCCGCCCCTTTTATTCCCCTGTTCATGGTCCTGATCGGCCGGAAAGCCGAGCAACTGAGCCGGGAACAGTGGCGGCAGATCAACCGCCTCAGCCACCGCTTCCTCGATGCAATCCAGGGCTTGACCACCATCCGGTTATTCAATGCCGGCCGGCGGGAAGCGCAGATGGTGACCGAGATTTCCGAGCAGTACCGGGAAAAGACCATGGCCGTACTCCGGGTGGCCTTTTTAAGTGCGCTGGTGCTGGAATTCATGGCCACGGTAAGTGTGGCGGTGGTGGCGGTGTTGCTTGGTTTTCGGTTGCTCTGGAACGAGTTGCCCTTTGCCAGCGCCTTTTTCATTCTGCTGCTGGCCCCGGAGTTCTATTTGCCGTTACGCAATCTTGGCACCCACTTTCATGCCCGCCAGGCCGCCACCGCTACTGCCGGGCTGCTCCAGGAGGAGCCGCCGATGGCCGGAGAGCCGGTGTGCCAGCGGGCCGGGCCGGTGCCGTTGCCAGCCTCGGCCACCGTCTCAAACACACCATTTCCATTGACCATGCCGCCCCCATCTCGGGCGGATTTGCCGATGATTATTCACTGCCGGGGAGTGAGCTTTGCCTATGAACCGGGGCAGCCGGTGTTGCACGACTTCAATCTGACCGTTACCGGGCCGGGATTGATCTGCCTGGCGGGCAAAAGTGGCTGCGGCAAGAGCACGTTGTTAAAATTGTTGGCCGGTCTGCTACACCCCACCGCGGGCCAGATCACCGCCAACGGCACCCCCCTGCAAGCGGCGACCACGCCATGGTGGTGGCAGCAACTGGCCTACCTACCCCAAACTCCTTACCTGTTGCCGGCCTCGGTAGCGGCCAACATCGCCCTGGGGCGGCCCGGCTCCGGGCGGACGGCGGTGGCAGAGGCGGCGCGGCAGGTTGGTTTCGACCGGGAGGTACAGCAGTTGCCGGCCGGTTATCGGACCCGGCTGGCGGAAGAGGGCAGGCAACTTTCCGGTGGCCAGCGGCAGTTGCTGGCTCTGGCACGTGCCTGGCTGCGCAATTGCCCCCTAGTCTTGCTGGATGAACCCGGAGCCGGTCTTGATCCGGCAGCCCGCCGCCGGATCAGGCAGGGCATCGTGGCCCTGACGTCGACGCGGACGGTGGTCATATCCAGCCACGACCCTGCCATGGTCACCCTGGCCGCGCAAGTGGTAAATCTCGATGCGCACCAACGGTAA
- the cydC gene encoding thiol reductant ABC exporter subunit CydC, whose amino-acid sequence MRTNGNFSVFLRLLSLSAPEWPRLLAGVAAAVLTLLSNAALLAVAAWFLASMALAGVSGVPFNYHLPAGAIRTLALLRVAGRYGERLLSHAGTLRLLTRLRTYFFQRLEPLAPAGLADWHSADLFSRLKVDIDQLDRFYLHFLLPVAAAGLVLSALGLFFYCFSPLLAAGLLLLWLFAGAVLPTATLYLGRRPSRRKEQLATELRVGVVELVRGLEELLVLGRSQEMVARLQRTNRLLWREQRRSAALSALTEGGLALLAGLALPLVLTVTVPLVAAGEVAGPYLPLLAVLALVSFESVGQVPAAMQAWGGIERAARRLWAVSEQPAPVPEPPVPAPPPTTWSLEFKEVWFTYPAGRQPVLRGADFRIQAGEKIALVGEVGAGKSSVLNLLLRFYPYQQGAIRLGDKGLETYQSKQLRSWFAVVPQHPYLFNATIHENLLLARPDADDAELHRALAAACLGPWLESLPAGLETVVGSAGCRLSGGQLRRLAMARAIVKNAPVWLLDEPTEGLDQETEALLQTSLATILATKTVLLITHRSSGLAFMDRVLHLSEGRINTMTTA is encoded by the coding sequence ATGCGCACCAACGGTAACTTTTCAGTCTTCCTGCGCTTATTGTCCCTGTCCGCCCCGGAATGGCCTCGCTTGCTAGCCGGGGTGGCAGCGGCGGTGCTTACTTTGCTTAGCAACGCCGCCCTGCTGGCCGTGGCGGCCTGGTTTCTGGCCAGCATGGCCCTGGCCGGGGTGAGCGGAGTGCCGTTCAATTACCATTTACCGGCCGGCGCCATCCGTACCCTGGCTCTGCTTCGAGTAGCCGGCCGCTACGGGGAGCGACTGCTCAGCCATGCCGGGACCCTGCGCCTGCTGACCCGATTGCGGACCTACTTTTTTCAGCGTCTGGAACCTTTGGCTCCAGCCGGCCTGGCGGACTGGCACAGCGCTGATCTTTTCAGCCGCCTGAAGGTGGATATAGACCAACTGGATCGCTTTTATCTCCATTTTTTATTACCGGTGGCGGCGGCCGGTCTGGTGTTGTCCGCGCTGGGGCTGTTTTTTTATTGTTTTTCTCCCTTGCTGGCCGCCGGCCTCCTGCTGCTCTGGCTGTTTGCCGGCGCGGTTTTGCCGACGGCAACCCTGTACCTGGGCCGGCGGCCCAGCCGGCGAAAGGAACAACTTGCGACTGAGTTGCGGGTCGGGGTGGTGGAGTTGGTTCGGGGGTTGGAAGAACTGTTGGTGCTGGGCCGCAGCCAAGAGATGGTGGCCCGCCTGCAAAGGACCAATCGGCTTCTCTGGCGCGAGCAACGCCGGTCGGCCGCCCTGTCCGCCCTGACGGAAGGCGGGCTGGCGCTGCTGGCGGGGCTGGCGCTGCCGTTGGTACTGACCGTGACGGTGCCACTGGTGGCGGCGGGAGAGGTGGCCGGCCCTTACCTGCCCTTACTGGCCGTACTGGCCCTGGTCAGTTTTGAAAGCGTGGGGCAGGTGCCGGCGGCCATGCAGGCCTGGGGAGGGATTGAACGGGCGGCGCGGCGGTTATGGGCCGTGAGCGAACAACCGGCACCGGTACCGGAACCGCCGGTCCCCGCCCCGCCGCCAACCACCTGGTCGCTGGAGTTCAAAGAGGTGTGGTTCACTTATCCCGCCGGCCGTCAGCCCGTTCTGCGGGGAGCCGATTTCCGGATACAGGCCGGCGAGAAAATAGCCCTGGTGGGTGAAGTTGGCGCCGGTAAAAGCAGCGTGCTCAATTTGCTGCTCCGGTTTTACCCGTACCAGCAAGGTGCAATCAGGTTGGGAGACAAGGGGCTGGAAACCTATCAATCCAAGCAGTTACGCTCATGGTTTGCCGTGGTTCCTCAGCACCCCTACCTCTTCAATGCGACCATCCATGAGAATCTCCTGCTGGCCAGGCCGGACGCCGATGACGCTGAACTGCACCGGGCGTTGGCCGCGGCCTGCCTGGGGCCGTGGCTGGAAAGTTTGCCGGCTGGCCTGGAAACGGTGGTCGGCTCGGCGGGGTGCCGACTCTCCGGCGGTCAACTGCGGCGCCTGGCGATGGCGCGAGCGATTGTAAAAAACGCTCCTGTCTGGCTGCTGGACGAACCAACCGAAGGGCTGGACCAGGAAACCGAAGCCCTGCTGCAAACTTCCCTGGCCACAATACTGGCCACTAAAACCGTGTTGCTGATCACCCACCGATCATCCGGCCTGGCCTTCATGGACCGGGTTTTACACCTGTCGGAAGGCAGGATCAATACCATGACCACAGCCTAA
- the cobT gene encoding nicotinate-nucleotide--dimethylbenzimidazole phosphoribosyltransferase — MSTTPDNQTEVKPADFTAADLSSLCQAITPADAAVLNRAQARLDNLTKPQGSLGKLEMLAARTCAITGRLDCRLQRKIILTFAADHGVTEEGISKFPPEVTIQMIHNFLGGGAGVNVLARHVGAEVRVIDVGAAGEVAADGLISRKVRPGTANIAKGPAMSQEEALAAIKVGLDTAREAIADGAEILGTGEMGIGNTTPSAALFAALLPVPVNLVTGLGTGIDQQARQRKVEVIEQALKVNHAQLTQPLPALAAVGGLEIAAICGVILQAAKSRVPVVVDGFISSAAALVAMRLAPLVRDYCFFSHMSAEQGHKIFFQEMELEPLLHLDLRLGEGTGAALAMGLVDAGLKIMHEMATFGEAGVSQG; from the coding sequence ATGAGCACTACCCCCGACAACCAAACTGAGGTCAAGCCGGCAGACTTCACCGCTGCCGATCTGTCCTCCTTGTGCCAGGCCATAACCCCGGCCGATGCCGCCGTCTTGAACCGGGCCCAGGCCAGGCTGGACAACCTCACCAAACCCCAGGGCAGCTTGGGCAAGCTGGAGATGCTGGCGGCCCGGACCTGCGCCATCACCGGCCGCCTGGACTGCCGCCTGCAGCGCAAGATCATCCTTACCTTTGCTGCCGATCACGGGGTGACCGAGGAAGGCATCAGCAAGTTTCCCCCCGAGGTCACCATCCAGATGATCCATAATTTCCTCGGCGGCGGCGCCGGGGTCAACGTGCTGGCCCGCCACGTGGGGGCCGAGGTGCGGGTGATCGATGTGGGCGCGGCCGGCGAGGTGGCGGCCGACGGGCTGATCAGCCGCAAGGTCCGGCCGGGTACGGCCAACATCGCCAAGGGCCCGGCCATGAGCCAGGAGGAAGCCCTGGCCGCCATCAAGGTGGGCCTCGACACGGCCCGGGAGGCCATTGCCGACGGGGCGGAAATTCTCGGCACCGGCGAAATGGGGATCGGCAACACCACCCCCTCGGCGGCCCTCTTTGCCGCCCTGCTGCCGGTACCGGTAAACCTGGTCACCGGCCTGGGCACCGGCATTGACCAGCAGGCCCGGCAACGCAAGGTCGAGGTCATCGAACAGGCGCTTAAGGTTAACCATGCCCAACTGACCCAGCCTTTGCCGGCCCTGGCGGCGGTGGGCGGTTTGGAAATTGCGGCCATCTGCGGGGTAATTTTGCAGGCGGCCAAAAGCCGGGTGCCGGTGGTGGTGGACGGCTTTATCTCCAGCGCCGCCGCCCTGGTGGCTATGAGGCTGGCGCCCCTGGTGCGGGATTATTGCTTTTTCAGCCACATGTCCGCCGAGCAGGGCCACAAGATTTTCTTCCAGGAGATGGAACTGGAACCCCTGCTGCACCTGGACCTGCGCCTGGGTGAAGGCACCGGCGCCGCCCTGGCCATGGGCCTGGTGGACGCCGGCCTGAAAATCATGCACGAAATGGCCACCTTCGGCGAGGCTGGGGTGAGCCAAGGGTAA
- the rlmN gene encoding 23S rRNA (adenine(2503)-C(2))-methyltransferase RlmN yields MDTEKVDLKNMTLPELTAWVESLDLKPFRARQIFAWIHRPDFTDFSQMTDIAKHVRSLLAEKAFLSRLEPDKVESSQDGTVKFAFRLADGQLIESVLIPEDDRYTLCVSSQVGCAMGCRFCLTATMGFKRNLEAAEIVGQVDAALRWLLARPGATGEKTRINNLVFMGMGEPLLNFDHLLRAIKILMEQRGHDFSGRRITVSTCGIVPKMKELGEQVPVNLAVSLHAADNDIRDQLMPINKKYPLEQLLRACREYPLPPRRRIMIEYVMIKDLNDSVAQARLLVKKLHGIRCKINILPYNENPDSPYQAPDEETVENFRQILRRAGHTTLLRQSRGADISAACGQLAVGDNNLE; encoded by the coding sequence GTGGACACCGAAAAAGTTGATCTGAAAAACATGACCCTGCCGGAACTCACCGCCTGGGTTGAGTCCCTTGACCTCAAGCCCTTCCGGGCCCGGCAGATCTTTGCCTGGATTCATCGGCCGGATTTCACCGATTTCAGCCAAATGACCGACATCGCCAAGCATGTGCGGAGTCTCTTGGCCGAAAAGGCCTTTCTCAGCCGCCTGGAGCCGGACAAGGTGGAGTCTTCCCAAGACGGCACGGTCAAATTCGCCTTCCGCCTGGCAGATGGACAGCTCATTGAAAGCGTGCTGATCCCGGAAGATGACCGCTACACCTTGTGTGTTTCCTCGCAGGTGGGCTGCGCCATGGGGTGCCGCTTTTGCCTCACGGCCACCATGGGTTTCAAGCGCAACCTGGAAGCGGCGGAGATCGTCGGCCAGGTGGACGCCGCCCTGCGCTGGCTGTTGGCCCGGCCGGGGGCGACAGGGGAGAAAACACGAATCAACAACCTGGTGTTCATGGGCATGGGAGAGCCGCTGTTGAATTTCGACCACCTGCTCCGGGCCATCAAAATCCTGATGGAACAGCGGGGGCACGATTTTTCCGGTCGCCGGATCACCGTTTCAACTTGCGGTATCGTGCCAAAAATGAAGGAACTGGGCGAACAGGTGCCGGTCAACCTGGCGGTTTCCCTGCATGCCGCCGACAACGACATCCGCGATCAGTTGATGCCGATCAACAAAAAATATCCCCTGGAACAACTGCTGCGGGCCTGCCGGGAATACCCCCTGCCGCCGCGGCGGCGGATCATGATCGAATATGTAATGATCAAAGACCTCAACGACTCCGTCGCCCAGGCCAGGTTGCTGGTCAAAAAGCTGCACGGAATCCGCTGCAAGATCAACATCCTGCCTTACAACGAAAATCCCGACTCCCCCTACCAGGCCCCCGATGAAGAAACGGTGGAGAATTTCCGCCAAATCCTGCGCCGGGCCGGCCACACCACCCTGCTGCGCCAGAGCCGGGGGGCCGACATCTCCGCCGCCTGCGGCCAGTTGGCGGTCGGGGACAACAATCTTGAATAG
- a CDS encoding radical SAM protein produces the protein MDYQGEHLIRPPSEADSIILQVTVGCSHNRCTFCGTYRAEKFRLKDEATIAADLAFVARHCRRQSRIFLADGDVLILPQERLRRLLQDIRQQAPWVKRVRLYANAKAVRHKSVQELKELAELGLDRVYLGLESGHDPTLTAIEKGSTAAQMIDAGQAVRAAGLFLSVTALLGVAGWENSEAHAEATGRVLAAMEPNQVGVLTLMLLPGTPLYQAAGRGDFILPDQAGLLRELRLMVTAMGELRCQLHSNHPSNYLAINARLPRDREAVLNAIDRALAGEVGLRPEALRAL, from the coding sequence GTGGACTATCAGGGGGAACATCTGATCCGCCCGCCCAGCGAGGCGGACAGCATCATCCTGCAGGTAACGGTGGGCTGCTCCCATAACCGTTGCACCTTCTGCGGCACTTACCGGGCGGAAAAATTCCGCCTTAAAGACGAGGCGACCATCGCCGCCGATCTGGCCTTTGTCGCCCGCCATTGCCGCCGCCAGAGCCGCATTTTCCTGGCCGACGGCGATGTCCTGATCCTGCCGCAAGAGCGCTTGCGCCGGCTGTTGCAGGATATCAGGCAGCAGGCACCATGGGTCAAGCGGGTGCGCCTGTACGCCAATGCCAAGGCGGTGCGCCACAAAAGCGTGCAGGAGCTAAAAGAACTGGCCGAGCTGGGGTTGGACCGGGTCTATCTGGGCCTTGAAAGCGGTCACGACCCCACCCTGACGGCCATTGAAAAAGGCAGTACCGCCGCGCAGATGATCGACGCCGGCCAGGCGGTGCGCGCAGCCGGGCTCTTTCTCTCGGTCACCGCCCTGCTCGGCGTTGCCGGTTGGGAAAACTCGGAGGCCCACGCCGAGGCCACCGGCCGGGTACTGGCGGCCATGGAGCCCAACCAGGTGGGAGTTTTGACCCTGATGCTGCTGCCCGGCACCCCGCTTTACCAGGCGGCCGGGCGAGGTGATTTCATCCTGCCCGACCAGGCCGGCCTGTTGCGGGAACTGCGCCTGATGGTAACCGCCATGGGGGAGCTGCGCTGCCAGTTACACAGCAACCATCCTTCCAACTATCTAGCCATTAACGCCAGGCTGCCCAGAGACCGGGAAGCGGTGCTCAACGCCATAGACCGGGCCCTGGCCGGCGAGGTCGGCCTGCGCCCGGAAGCGCTGCGCGCCTTGTAA
- the serC gene encoding 3-phosphoserine/phosphohydroxythreonine transaminase has translation MPERIFNFSAGPATLPPEVLAQASRDLVNYRDLGMSIIEMSHRSKDFIAVTEQAEQLLRELLDIPANYQVLFLQGGASTQFAMIPMNLLGAGKDKKACYLNTGVWAKKAIKEAKLFGEIDVAYSSEAEVYNHVPADGDYQVDDKAEYLYFVSNNTIYGTQFQSFPATHVPLVCDMSSDILSRPFDIRPFGLVFAGAQKNMGPAGVTTVIIREDLLDRAPENLPTMFKYRTHADQGSMFNTPPCFAIYVVGLVLEWLKNLGGLAAIERINKEKAALLYDTIDRLDFYRGHARRDSRSLMNVTFNLPTPELEAKFIQEAAARGMSGLKGHRSVGGCRASIYNAFPREGVEQLVEFMAEFAKNN, from the coding sequence ATGCCGGAGCGTATTTTTAATTTCAGTGCCGGGCCGGCCACCCTGCCGCCGGAGGTGCTGGCCCAGGCCTCCCGTGATCTCGTCAACTACCGCGATCTGGGGATGAGCATCATTGAAATGAGCCACCGATCCAAGGATTTTATCGCGGTTACCGAGCAAGCCGAACAACTGCTCCGGGAACTGCTGGATATCCCCGCCAATTACCAGGTGCTTTTTCTTCAGGGCGGCGCTTCCACCCAGTTTGCCATGATCCCCATGAACCTGCTGGGGGCCGGCAAAGACAAAAAAGCCTGTTATCTCAATACCGGGGTCTGGGCCAAGAAGGCCATCAAGGAGGCCAAGCTCTTCGGTGAGATCGATGTGGCCTACTCCAGCGAGGCCGAGGTTTACAACCACGTCCCCGCCGACGGCGACTACCAGGTGGACGATAAGGCCGAATACCTTTATTTCGTGTCCAATAATACCATTTACGGCACGCAATTCCAGAGCTTTCCCGCCACCCATGTGCCCCTGGTCTGCGATATGTCCTCCGATATCCTCTCCCGGCCCTTCGATATCCGCCCGTTTGGCCTGGTTTTTGCCGGGGCCCAGAAAAACATGGGCCCGGCCGGGGTCACCACGGTGATCATCCGCGAGGACCTGCTCGACCGGGCCCCGGAAAACCTGCCCACCATGTTCAAATACCGCACCCACGCCGACCAGGGCTCCATGTTCAACACCCCGCCCTGTTTCGCCATTTACGTGGTGGGGCTGGTGTTGGAATGGTTGAAAAACCTGGGCGGCCTGGCGGCCATTGAGCGGATCAACAAGGAAAAGGCGGCGCTGTTGTACGACACCATCGACCGGTTGGACTTTTACCGCGGCCATGCCCGCCGGGATTCCCGCTCCTTGATGAACGTCACCTTCAATTTGCCCACCCCGGAGCTGGAAGCCAAGTTCATCCAGGAAGCCGCCGCCCGGGGAATGAGCGGCCTCAAGGGGCACCGTTCGGTGGGCGGTTGCCGGGCCTCCATCTACAACGCCTTCCCCCGCGAAGGGGTGGAGCAACTGGTGGAGTTCATGGCGGAATTCGCCAAAAACAACTAA